In a genomic window of Melitaea cinxia chromosome 25, ilMelCinx1.1, whole genome shotgun sequence:
- the LOC123666098 gene encoding uncharacterized protein LOC123666098 — protein sequence MVMQCKKCKLFISLTKDEIVKCKGDCETVYHRKCVNKKFIQNAICEDCVMINSSSKQSTSDTKSTLSLNENNGDNVLAEINKKLTVIYIVEKKIEDLTNAVEYYADMYQKLLDYKEESEKKIKALENRSVYLEKCNKALEERVQDLEIRNKEKNVEIHGLEKCENENTIQVVRDLARKLNLDPNDIEDAQRVGQEKPNESKPKVVLVTLRSKTARNSWMTVRKEINITNNKVYDNGSDKRIYINEDLPRYKRQLLWAVRNNLKPKGFQYIWVQNSNILVKKNNEEKKIYNIRSEEDLKKFE from the coding sequence ATGGTTATGCAATGTAAGAAATGTAAACTGTTTATATCTCTAACCAAAGATGAAATTGTGAAATGCAAAGGTGACTGTGAAACAGTTTACCACagaaaatgtgtaaataaaaagtttattcaaAATGCAATCTGTGAGGACTGCGTAATGATAAATAGTAGTTCTAAGCAGAGCACATCTGATACGAAATCAACATTAAGCCTGAATGAAAATAATGGCGATAATGTATTAGCtgaaatcaacaaaaaattaacgGTGATTTATATTGTGGAGAAAAAAATAGAAGACCTTACCAACGCTGTTGAGTACTATGCTGATATGTACCAAAAACTACTTGATTATAAAGAAGAAtcggagaaaaaaataaaggcGTTAGAAAACAGAAGTGTATATCTAGAAAAGTGTAACAAGGCCTTGGAAGAACGAGTGCAGGACttagaaataagaaataaagagAAAAATGTTGAAATACATGGACTAGAGAAATGTGAAAATGAAAATACCATACAGGTGGTTCGGGACCTGGCGCGAAAACTGAACCTAGACCCAAATGACATCGAAGATGCACAGAGGGTAGGCCAAGAAAAACCAAATGAATCGAAGCCCAAGGTTGTGCTAGTCACGCTCCGTTCCAAAACCGCTCGCAACAGCTGGATGACGGTGAggaaagaaattaatataaccAACAATAAAGTCTATGATAATGGCAGTGATAAGCGCATATATATTAACGAAGATTTACCGAGATATAAAAGACAACTTCTTTGGGCCGTAAGAAATAATCTCAAACCGAAGGGTTTCCAGTACATCTGGGTGCAGAATAGTAATATtctggtaaaaaagaataacgaGGAAAAAAAGATATACAATATTCGATCGGAAGAAGACTTGAAAAAGTTCGAATAA